The following proteins are encoded in a genomic region of Lemur catta isolate mLemCat1 chromosome 10, mLemCat1.pri, whole genome shotgun sequence:
- the LOC123645714 gene encoding uncharacterized protein LOC123645714, translating into MCSVLFSLEAGVFGQQQSRTSHTFTDLGKSAWLVFQLKLWQFAYHSYEMEIIPASPQSCGEATTHLRSRQGHKLWPVLQPHAPTTRRRLSSDDTPPGLLLPRRLGPSHATARSPAGSLTPLRRETPPPAASRPLARQSRGSPNGGGGAGPRVPCAVRRGLWRQCVRRVHGERLRLLSSGPRHRGAGVAKMSASLVRATVRAVSKRKLQPTRAALTLMSLVRPGTSG; encoded by the exons ATGTGCTCAGTACTTTTTTCTTTGGAAGCAGGTGTGTTTGGACAGCAGCAGTCAAGAACTTCACACACTTTCACTGACTTGGGCAAGTCGGCCTGGCTGGTTTTCCAGCTTAAGCTCTGGCAGTTTGCTTACCATTCCTATGAAATGGAAATCATTCCTGCATCTCCACAGAGTT GTGGTGAAGCGACGACGCACCTCCGGAGTCGGCAAGGGCACAAGCTATGGCCGGTCCTCCAGCCCCACGCGCCTACGACGCGCCGACGCCTTAGCAGTGACGACACTCCCCCCGGGCTCCTGCTCCCCCGGCGCCTCGGGCCCTCACACGCGACTGCACGCAGCCCCGCGGGCAGCCTGACCCCGCTGCGCCGCGAGACCCCGCCCCCAGCAGCCTCCCGCCCCCTAGCCCGTCAATCACGCGGCTCTCCCAATggtggcggcggggcggggccgcgggtgCCGTGCGCCGTGCGCCGGGGCTTGTGGCGTCAATGCGTCCGCCGTGTCCAtggagagaggctgaggctgctTAGCTCCGGCCCGAGGCACCGGGGCGCCGGGGTGGCGAAGATGTCGGCTTCCTTAGTCCGGGCCACCGTCCGGGCTGTGAGCAAGAGGAAGCTGCAGCCCACCCGAGCCGCCCTCACCCTA ATGAGCTTGGTCAGGCCGGGAACATCTGGATGA